In Montipora capricornis isolate CH-2021 chromosome 4, ASM3666992v2, whole genome shotgun sequence, a single genomic region encodes these proteins:
- the LOC138047285 gene encoding FACT complex subunit SSRP1-like, with translation MATDVLEYNDIYLLVRGALNDGRLKLHSGGVIFRANKTGKVDQATVADIESTQWMRVARGFELKVSLTNGLQFKFEGFKESDFDQLSAFVKKHFSMDLEEVELSVKGWNWGVAKFKGSSLSFEVDEKPAFVVPLKDVSQATTGKNEVTLEFHQHDDAQICLMEMRFYIPATTATDGSTVDPVKHFHEQVLQKADIIQATGDAIVTLPDVACLTPRGRYSMKVFPSFLQLHGKTYDYKIPYTSVLRLFLLPHKDQRFMFFVVSMDPPIKQGQTRYPFLIIQFEKDEEFDVKLNLTEEELLEKYEGKITQEMSGPIYEIVSRLMKAVIGRRITVPGTFKSHAGISCITCSYKAGSGMLYPLERGFIFVHKPPVHVRFDEISSVNFARVQGGGGSSRSFDFEVETKSGTTYVFSSIEKEEYIKLYDFVSGKNLRIKNTGKNKGSSAKYEDELMPGSDEDTHDAYLAQVKAEGAEKDDDDSESSEGDSDDSFAPESGAEDQDIREEFESNPSSSESESGSDEEGKSKQKEKEKKTKAPEKKRKSSEPSASKPPKKKAKVAADKPEGNRKKKAKKDKDAPKRPMTAYMLWMNEIRGQIKEENPGISVTELSKKAGEMWKNVQDKSKWQEKSQEAKKKYEEEMKAYKAKKANEPDDESPEESKPKKKGSVKESSDKRKDNEKKKTSSPRKSGDSQKFKSAEFVDTDDSSSDDEGGKAKGKSKPKPKAKAEKAKSKIKKEPEVESEDDVEESEEEEEEMSEGSDSD, from the exons ATGGCCACAGATGTTCTGGAATACAATGATATTTATCTTCTTGTGAGAGGAGCTTTG AATGATGGTCGGTTGAAATTGCATTCAGGAGGAGTGATATTTAGAGCCAACAAAACAGGCAAAGTTGATCAAGCTACAGTTGCTGACATTGAATCAACGCAATGGATGAGAGTGGCAAGGGGATTTGAACTAAAAGTTTCTTTGACAAATGGTTTGCAATTCAAGTTTGAAGGTTTCAAAGAATCt GACTTTGACCAGTTGTCAGCATTTGTGAAGAAACACTTTTCCATGGATTTAGAAGAAGTTGAACTTTCTGTCAAAGGATGGAATTGGGGTGTTGCAAAATTCAAAG GTTCCTCTCTTTCATTTGAAGTAGACGAAAAACCAGCATTTGTTGTTCCTTTGAAGGACGTCTCCCAGGCAACTACAG GGAAGAACGAAGTTACACTGGAGTTTCACCAACATGACGATGCCCAAATTTGTCTTATGGAGATGAGATTTTACATCCCAGCCACAACAGCAACAGATGGTTCTACAGTTGATCCAGTCAAG CATTTTCATGAGCAGGTTCTTCAGAAAGCTGACATTATTCAAGCAACAGGAGATGCTATTGTTACATTGCCTGATGTTGCTTGTTTAACCCCAAG AGGACGCTATTCCATGAAGGTTTTTCCATCATTCCTCCAACTCCATGGCAAAACCTATGACTACAAGATTCCCTATACATCAGTGTTACGGCTTTTCCTCCTCCCTCACAAAGATCAAAGATTTATGTTTTTTGTT GTTAGCATGGATCCACCAATCAAACAAGGACAAACCAGATACCCATTTTTGATCATACAGTTTGAAAAGGATGAAGAATTTGATGTGAAGCTGAATTTGACAGA GGAGGAACTACTGGAAAAGTATGAGGGAAAGATCACACAAGAGATGAGTGGTCCAATCTATGAAATTGTGAGCAGACTTATGAAGGCTGTTATTGGAAGACGAATAACAGTTCCTGGAACATTTAAAAG TCATGCAGGTATAAGTTGTATTACATGTTCATACAAAGCTGGAAGTGGCATGCTGTATCCACTGGAAAGAGGCTTTATATTTGTACACAAACCTCCAGTTCATGTGCGCTTTGACGAGATATCATCGGTGAACTTTGCTCGAGTGCAAGGTGGAGGCGGATCCAGTCGATCATTTGACTTTGAGGTGGAAACCAAATCTGGCACGACTTATGTATTCAGTAGCATTGAGAA AGAAGAGTATATCAAGCTGTATGATTTTGTCAGTGGAAAGAATCTGAGAATAAAGAACACGGGCAAG AACAAGGGCTCATCTGCTAAGTATGAAGATGAGTTGATGCCTGGCTCAGATGAAGATACCCACGATGCTTATTTAGCTCAGGTAAAGGCAGAAGGTGCTGAAAAAGACGATGACGACTCTGAATCGAGCGAAGGAG ATTCCGATGATTCATTTGCACCAGAAAGTGGCGCTGAGGATCAAGACATTCGAGAAGA GTTTGAGAGTAACCCGTCGTCTTCCGAAAGCGAGTCAGGATCCGATGAGGAAGgcaaatcaaagcaaaaagaGAAGGAGAAGAAAACGAAGGCacctgaaaagaaaagaaagagttCTGAACCAAGTGCGAGCAAGCCTCctaaaaagaaagcaaaagttGCG GCAGACAAACCCGAAGGtaacagaaaaaagaaagcaaaaaaagacaAGGATGCTCCAAAGCGACCCATGACTGCTTACATGCTGTGGATGAACGAAATCCGGGGgcaaattaaagaagaaaatcctggtatttctGTAACGGAACTGTCGAAGAAAGCAGGAGAGATGTGGAAGAATGTGCAAGATAAATCG AAATGGCAAGAAAAATCTCAAGAGGCCAAGAAAAAGTACGAAGAAGAAATGAAAGCCTACAAAGCGAAAAAGGCCAATGAACCGGACGATGAGAGCCCTGAAGAATCGAAGCCCAAAAAGAAAGGCTCGGTCAAGGAATCGTCCGATAAGAGAAAAGacaacgaaaaaaagaaaacgagctCGCCACGGAAATCGGGTGACTCTCAGAAGTTTAAGAGTGCGGAGTTTGTGGATACAGACGATAGTTCTTCAGACGACGAGGGTGGT AAAGCTAAAGGCAAGTCGAAGCCCAAGCCCAAAGCAAAAGCCGAAAAAGCAAAGAGCAAGATCAAGAAAGAGCCCGAGGTGGAATCGGAAGACGATGTGGAAGAATCggaagaggaagaagaggaaatgAGCGAAGGATCTGATTCAGATTGA